The sequence ACTACAGACCGCCAATACCAGCAATTTCTATGCGAGTATAGATGGTGGTCCGTGGGTATCCTACAAAAACGTAGGTGGTATCATAGACCTTACTGCGACACCTTTGTCTGCAGGCAACCACAGCCTGAGCATTGCACAGGGTAGAGATTATGACTACCTGTTTAGTTTTCAGGGCATGGTATTGGATGCGGGTGCAACCACCAGCAAGCCATCGGCGTCTGATTACCTGATTGAATACATCGGCGATTCTATTACTGCTGGTTACCTCGATGATCAGGCAAATGTATCGGACTATGCATGGATCTGTTCCGAAGCACTAGGTACCGAACATACACAAATCGCCTATCCCGGTATTGCACTGGTAAGCAGTTCAAGACATGGCGTGGCAATGGATAGCCAGTATTTCAAATTACAGCCGCCAAATTATTCACCACGTGTAGCATGGGATTTTACGAAGTATACCCCAAAGGCGGTTGTATTAAACCTGGGTACGAATGATGGTGATTATGAGGATTCGGACAGTACCTTTCAGGCGGTATATGAATACCTGTTAACCGGTATCAGAACTAAATTTCCGCAGGCAGAGATCTTTGTATTGAGAACATTCCTGGGAATCCGGTCACAGCCTACTGCTGCTGCTGTAGCGGCACGTATTGCAGCGGGTGATAAGAAGGTACATTATGTAAATACAGACGGCTGGATCACCCAATCTACTGCTGATTACCTGGCAGATAACCTGCACCCCAGTGAGTCAGGACATATAAAAATAGCAGGGTTATTGCAGGCCGTACTGGCTCCTTATGTAAAAGGCACTTCCGTTATTCCTGACGGCACCTACGCCATCGTCAATAAAAACAGTGGTCTGGTAATGGATGCTGCCGGTCAGGGTACTGCTGCCGGCACGGCTATACAGCAATGGACGGATAATGCTGGTGCGAATCAACGCTGGCAGGTAATTTCTTTAGGAAATAACCGGTATAAGATCATCGGTGTACAGAGTGGAAAGTCACTGGATATAAAAGGACAATCCCTGTCCAATGGCGCTGCATTGCAATTGTATGATTACAGCGGTGGTGACAACCAGCAATGGATGATCACGAAAAACGCGGATGGCTATTATACCATTACAGGCGTACAAAGCGGTAAGGTATTAGAGATCCCGGCGCTCTCTGTCACACCCGGTACTGCGGTGGAACAATATGAGAACAATGGCGGAAGTAATCAGTTATGGTCGTTTCAATAAGTTTAACAGGCTGCATCTGTAACAGATGCAGCCTTCCATTTCATCAGCTACGGCTGACATGGAAAACAAAGTAAATCTGACACGCTCAACAAAGCCCTCTTTCTGTTCCATCCCTAATTTTGTTAAAAAAAAAGATGGAACAACAACACCCGCTCAACAGTAAATATTACGCCACCACCAGTACCACTGAAGTAATCAAAGGCATCAACTTAACAGGCAAAACCGCCATCGTAACCGGGGGCTATGCAGGCATTGGCCTCGAAACCGTCAAAACACTAGTTAATGCCGGCGCAAAGGTATACGTCCCCGCCAGAGATATAGAAAAAGCCACCCGCAATTTAAAGGGCATAGCAGGCGTCATAATCGAGAAAATGGACTTAATGGACATCACTTCCATCGATGCATTTGCAGCCCGGTTTCTGTCCCTGGAAACCGCTTTACACCTCCTTATTAATAACGCTGGCATCATGTGGGTACCTTTACGCCGTGACAACCGGGGGAATGAATCCCAGCTAAGTACCAATCACCTGGGTCATTTCCGCCTGACTGCCCGTCTCTGGCCGGCACTCAAAAATGCCGGCGGGGCCAGGGTCATCAGCGTATCCTCTTTCGGTCACCAGATGGCGCCTTTCAATTTTGAAGATCCTAATTTCTTACACAGGGATTATGAAACCTTGCAGGGATATGGCCAGTCTAAAACTGCCAATAACCTCTTTGCTGTAGCTTTAGATGCCCGCGCCAAAGCCTTTGGCGTACGTGCCTACGCTTTGCACCCAGGATCTGTCAATGACACTGATCTGGGCAGGGAGGCACCTATCTCCATGTTCCAGGAAATGGGTACTTTTGGTGAGGATGGTAAGATCAAACCCGAAGTAGCCGCCAGTCTTAAAACCATTCCTCAAGGCGCCGCCACCACCATATGGTGCGCTACCAGCCCTTTATTAAATAATATAGGTGGCGTATATTGCGAAGACTGCGATGTGGCAGAAACAGACAATGGCCAGATTATCCATGACTATGCGGACCCTGCTTCGCTGACTGGTGTTCAACCATATTCTATCGATGCAGACAATGCCGAAAAATTATGGCTACTCACCGAATCCCTCGCAGATATCCGTTTTAATTTAGCATAAATCAAGCGATATGAAATATATCACCCCCGACATTAAGCTCTCCTCCCAAACAGAAAAGCATTTCTCGACCGAAGTCTCCTTCGATCATCACATGCTTGTCTGGCTGATCTCCGGCGATACGAAAGTGACGCAGGCGGATGCGACTTACCTGTTCAAAGCGGGTGATATATTTCTTATTCCAAGAAATTTACTCATCACCGTCTCCAACCACTCGTATCAATCAGTGGTCATGCACCTGACGGTAGACCGACTCAAAAAATATTACGAAAACCAACCTATAACCATATCACCCGACTACCCCTCCATCCGTCAATTCACCTCCCACCCCCTGTTGCAAAGTTGCCTTTCTTCGTTACTACCCTACTTTGATATGACGGATCCTTTTCCATTAAACATCGCCGATTTAAAACTCACTGAAGCCATCTCCATACTCAGAACCGTCGACCCCTCCATCGATCATACCCTCGCTAATTTCGAAGACCCTTATAAACTGGACCTCATCGATTTCATGGAAAAACATTACATGTTTAACATGCCACTTGAGAAATTCGGACACCTCACAGGCAGAAGCCTCTCTACCTTTCACCGGGATTTTAAAAAGAAATTTAATACCTCCCCTCAGAAATGGCTTACCAGAAAACGACTGGAATTAGCGCACTACCAGCTCAGTGAAAAGAATATGAAACCCGCTGAAGTGTACCTTGAATCAGGGTTTGAAGACCTCTCCCACTTCTCATTTGCCTTCAAAAAGCAGTATGGGTACTCACCAAATAAAGTTGGCCATCTATCCTGAATAATTTAAATTAAAGTAAGCTTAACTTTGAATTAACAACAAATTCCCGAAAGCGCACTATCATTACACCCTGTTTTATAAAGGTAGTCGCCTATATGATCAATTGAATTTTGCGCCCGCGCACCATGCGTTCTGATTGTGGTATTTCAAATCGGTTTTATTTAGCGTGTATCGTCAAGTAGCATACCCACTTTACGCATCATTTCAACCTGATAAAAATTAATCACTGCCCACCGGGCAAGGACTTACTATGTCTTTTAACATCAAGCATAATAGCAGATTGCAATGAACAATCAATTACTTTTAATGCTAGCCGTATGGCTCTCGGCCGCAAGCCCTGCCATGGCAGCTACGGGTACCCACAGTATCTATGAACAGGCCATTCGCCAAACGCCTGTAAAGGGGATCGTAGTCGGAGCTGACGGCACACCACTTCCCGGTGTATCTATCAAATCCGTTACTTCCAACAAAGGAACTACAACCAATGATCGCGGAGAATTCTCTATCGACGCCGCTCCTGGTGACCAACTCGTGTTCACCTTTATCGGCTACACACAACAAATTATTGCCGCTACCAGCACACCCATGAAAATAACCCTCTCCTCCAGCAACAGTCAGCTGGGTGAGGTAGTTGTGGTAGGTTATGGTAGCCAGACCAAAGCTGACGTAACTGGTGCCCTGACCCAGTTGAAAGCTGATAATATTAAACAGGGTGCTCCTATCTCTGTAGACAATATGCTGCAGGGTAAAGTATCCGGTGTGCGTATCGCACAATCCAGCGGGGAACCCGGTGCAGGTGTGGATGTTTTCATCCGCGGTGTGGGTTCTATCCGTAGTGGTAGTACACCGCTCTTCGTTGTTGACGGCGTTCCGCTGAGTAATGATAACGTGAGTGCAGGCGGGCCTGACTTCGGTCTTGGTTCTTCTGAACCCAAGAACCCGCTGAACTTCCTCAACACCAGCGATATCGAAACCATGACGATCCTGAAAGACGCTTCTGCCGCAGCTATCTACGGTGCAAGAGGGTCTAACGGTGTTGTACTGATCACGACCAAACACGGTAGTAAAGGCGCACCTACCCTCACCTACGACATGTATGTAGGTAACTCTAAAGTGATCAAAAAACTGGACGTTCTCAATGCCGCGGAGTACCGCAAAGCACTGGTAGATCCTGCTTACGATCACGGTGGTAACACTGACTGGCAGGATGTAATTTACCGTAACGGTTCCCTTCAGAACCACAACGTATCTTTTGGTAAGACTACCAACACCGGTAGCTACCTCGCTTCCCTGTCACGCATGTCACAGGATGGTATCGTTGAAAAAAGCAGCTTCAAAAGAACCACTGCAAGACTGAATGCAGAAGAATCTTTCCTCGATGACAAACGTCTGACTGTAAAGATGAACCTGACAGCAAGTGATATCAATGAAACCGGTATTCCAAACGGTAACACCGCAGGTTCCGATGGTCAGCTCATCATTCACGCACTGATGGCGAACCCAACCCGCTCCCTGCGCGACTCCACCGGGGCTTACACCAACTTCAACATGAACGCGCATTACAACCCCGCCTACCTGCTGAGCATCTGGGATGATCATACCAATACCTTCCGTGTACTGGGTAACATCGAAGCTGCTTTCAGGATACTGCCCGGTTTGAACTACCGCTTCAACTATGGTGTAGACAAGTCTACTTCTGAGCGTAATACGACTATTTACCCTAACTATACCGATAGACAACCAAGTGGTGCTTACCAGCAGAATAACCTGAAGTCCCTGACTACACTGGTTGAGCACTACCTGACTTACAACAAGTCATTCAACAAACACAACCTGGAATTACTGGGTGGTTTCTCTTACCAGAAATTCTCTTTCTCCGGTACGACTTATGGTCTGCAGGGCATCGCAGCACAGGGTGTAGGTGTGGCACCTGAATACAATCCTGGTTATTCCGGTACCACTACCAGCCCTAGCGGTTATGCGCAGGAGAATGAACTGCAATCAGGGTTTGGTCGTATCAATTACAACTACGACAGCCGTTATATGTTCACCGCCTCTTTACGTGCGGATGGTTCTACCCGTTTTGGTAACAACAACAAATACGGTTACTTCCCGTCCTTCGCATTGGGCTGGACCATTTCGCAGGAAGATTTTATGAAAGACCTGAAAATGGTACAGGATCTGAAACTCCGCGCCAGCTGGGGTCAGACAGGTAACCAGGAAGTAACGAACAAGATCACCCAGGCGAGTTACTCCCTGTCAAGTGCATCTGGTTACTACCTGTACAACGACCAGACTTTGATAAATGGTGTTACTGTAAACCGCACTGCAAACCCTGACCTGAAATGGGAAATGGTTGAACAGCTGAACATCGGTCTGGACTTCACCCTCCTCAAAGGTAAACTGTATGGTTCATTAGAATATTACAACAAGACGACGAAAGATCCTATCCTGAACATCCCTTCAGGGCCACTCAGTCCAACCACAACTGTATGGAAAAACGTAGATGCAAGTATCGTGAACAAAGGTTTTGAATTCACACTGGGTACCCAGCTGGTTCGTACTAAAGACTTCAGCTGGACACTGGATGTAAACGGTTCTACCCTGAGCAACACGATCAAAGACCTGCCTGTATCTGAGCTCTACTCCGGTAGCATCTCCGGTCCAGGTCTGTCTGGTGTAAATGCCAACATCTACAAGAACGGTTATGAGGCAGGTTCATTCTATATGCTGAAACACCTGGGCTATGACAAGGATGGTAAAGACATCTTTGAAGATAAAAATAAAGATGGTGTGATCAACTCTGACGATAGAGAGATCTTCCAAGGTGCGCTGCCTAACTTCAACTTCGGTATCAACAGTAACCTGCGTTACAAAGCATTTGACCTGGGCTTCAACTTCATTGGTCAGACCGGTGGTTTGCTGGTAAACAATACCGCACTGGATCTGAACATCAACAGCCTTGCATCTGACCGCAACGTACTGAGAAAATTCTACGAAGCAGGTGCCAGCACGACCAACGCGGTGCAGCTGTCTTCTCTGTACCTGGAAAAATCAGACTTTATCCGTCTGGCGAACCTCCGCCTGGGTTACACGCTGACCATCCCTCACCAGGACTGGCTGAAATCAATCAACCTGTATGTGAGTGCACAAAACCTGTGGACCATCAGTGGTTACTCCGGTTACGATCCGTTAGTAAATACAACCAAAACAGTAGGTGGTAACCAGTCACTGGGTATCGATTACACGACTTACCCTGCTGCTAAGACATTCCTGTTAGGTGCAACTGTTAAATTCTAAGAAACATGAGAAAGAAATCGTTATATACATATATCGGTATTGCGCTTACTGTAGCAATGGTAAGCTGTACTGACCTGAAAGAGAAAGTGATTGATGAGGTGCTGGGGTCTAACAACTCTAATCCTGAGAATGCCATTGCTGCTGCTTATGGCCAGCTGGGTAGCGCTACCTTTGTAGACCATGCAAACGTATTTGGTTTGCAGGAGTATTCCACTGACGAAGCCATGCTACCTACCCGTGGTAGTGACTGGGGTGATGGTGGTGTATACCGCGCTATCCATGAGTTCACATGGGGTGCTGATAACTCACTCGTAGCAAATGGCTGGAATAACCTGAACAGTGGTATTACCAAATCACTGACTGCTGTGACCAGTGCTTATCAGGCAAACGGTAATGCCAATCAGGCATTGTTCCTTGCGGAAGCAAGAGGATTACTCGCTTTCTACACCTTCCATACCCTGGACCTGTATGGTCAGGCGCCTTACAGAAATCCATATGTGACGAATGCACCATTGGAGATCAGGAGAGCAGATACTGCGATCGATGGCCTGATCAGGGAAGTAGAAGCGATCATTCCTACCCTCGCTAACCTGAAAGAACAGAGTACACACAATGGTCGTTTTACCAAACAGGCTGCTTATGGCTTGCTGGCGGATATGTACATGAACCGTGCTGTATTCAAAAACCGCTATGGTGCCAGCTTTGACTTTACCGAAGCAGCTGTAGATGGTAACGGTACAGATATGGACAAAGTGATCCTGTATACGACGAAGTTGATAGACGACCCTCAGTTCTATCTCGAAACAAACTATTTCAGAAACTTTGATATCGACAACGCCGGCAGACCGGAGCTGATCTTCGTGGTTTCGCAGGACATCAATACCCTGCGCAGCAGTGATAACGACTTCGCTTATATGCCGATGGAAAGAAACCAGAAGCCTTCTTCGGCAAACAGAGGTACCAATGCGGTATGTACTACGCCTCAGTTCTATGCTACCTGGGATGGTAATCATGATGACCCGCGTTTCTCCCGCAAGTACCAGTATGCTGATGGTACATGGTTTAAGAACGATGGTACTGATGTGAGCGTACCTGCTACCAGCCTCGTGCCAAACAGTGCTTCTCTGCCATGGTTCCACTTTAACCGTGGTTTCCTGGAGGGTCAGCAATATGGTCCGATCCTGTTGTCCACCGGTAGTCTGAAGATGACCAGCGACGGCAGAATCGCAGTTGAAAAACTGTATTGCGAAAAGAACACGGCTCTGGCAATGGACTTTACACCTGCACTGAATTTCGATAATGCAGCACAGTCTGTATTTACACAGGCACAGATCAACCGTGGTGTACGTATCTTCAAGTTTGAGTTCGATCCTGAGAAAGATAACAGCTCAAGCAATGTAGATATCCCATTATATCGTCTGGGTGGTATGTATTGTATGCGTGCAGAAGCTTATTTCCGTAGCAATCAAACTGCCCTTGCAATGGCTGATATCAATAAGCTGCGTACCACCAGAACTCGTGAAGCATATTATAACAATGCACCGGGTGTAGCAATCACTTCTCTGGATGCAAATATCCTGTACAACGAGATTGCATATGAAATGTACTGGGAGCAGTGGAGAAGAAAAGAAATGATCCGCTTTGGTAAGTTTGAAGCTGCAGATGCAGGTTCTGCAAAACCAGCGTCTGAGACTTACAGAAGAATTTATCCTATTCCACAGTCTGCTATGGATGCAAGCGATGCATTTACACAGAATCAGGGATACTAATATTTACTTTTTTTAAGAAAGCCCTCCATTGCTGGAGGGCTTTTTTTGTAAAATATATTTTGCGAAACCGAATGGTTTCATATATATTTGCAACCATATGGTTTCATAAATAACCTACACCCATGAGAAGAGACATATTCCAGGCCATTGCGGACCCGACCAGAAGAGCAATTATAGGATTATTGGCCATGCAGGCAATGACGCCGAACGGCATCGCGGAGCACTTTCAGACTACACGTCAGGCTGTGTCAAAGCACCTGCGGGTATTGACAGAATGCGAGGTTGTGAAACAGGAGTATCAGGGCAGGGAAATTTTTTATCACCTTGAAATCCAGCGTATGAAAGAAATTGACAAATGGCTTGAACAGTTCCGCCAATTGTGGGAGACGCGTTTCGACCAGTTAGATAACGTATTAGCAAACCTCAAAAAAAATAAGCGATGAACAAAGCGATCCTCTTTAACTTTGATGTAGACAAGGCAAACAAAAAGATTAAGGTAGAGCGGTCTTTCAATGCGCCCCTGGACCTCGTATGGGCAGCATGGACAGAGGCTGACATTCTTGACCAGTGGTGGGCCCCAAAACCTTATAAAGTAGAAACAAAGTCTATGGATTTCAGGGAAGGCGGCAGATGGTTTTATGCCATGGTGAGTCCTGAAAATGAAAAGCATTGGTGTATCTTCGACTATGAGACCATTCAACCAGAGAAAATGTATGCAGGCAAGGATGCTTTTTGTGATGAAAACGGGGTGATAAATACTTCCTTCCCCAGTACTAACTGGACTAACAATTTCGCTGAGACAGACGCTGACTCCACTACCGTAACCTGTGAGCTTCAGTTTAAAGCATTGGAAGATCTGGAAACACTGGTCAAGATGGGCTTCAAGGAAGGATTTACAGCGGGACTGGAAAACCTGGATCAGTACATCAGCACACAGTTTTACCTGCGTAAACAGAAGAAACCAGACAATCGGAACAGGGTATCTTATTATGTGAACTTCCCGGGAAATACCGAAGAAGCGTTTAACTTTTACAGATCCGTTTTTAAGACTGAATTCGTAAATGGTATACAACGGTTTAGTGAGGCACCTGGCCATGAGCAAATGGATGAAGCACTGAAAAATATGATCATCCATGTAGAATTGCCACTCATAGGCGGACATATTCTGATGGGTACAGATGCACCAAAAGAAATGGGATTCACCGTGACATCCGGCAATAATATGCATATCAATGTAGAGCCAGCTACGAGGGAAGAAGCGACGAGATTATTCAATGAATTGTCTGTAGGTGGGAATGTGACCATGCCCTTGCAGGATATGTTCTGGGGTGCATACTTTGGAAGCTTTACAGATCAATTCGGAATCAACTGGATGATAAATCACCAAAATATATGAAGAAAATAATCTTTAACATTCTGTCTGTATTGTTCGGGCTATTGCTCCTTAATGGCGGTTTTGCCAAATTCTTTCACTACATGCCTGAACAAAAAGATTTGCCGCCGGCCATGATGGCAGACAATGCTGCCTTCATGGAGATCTCCTGGCTGATGCCGCTTGTGGCAGTAGCGGAAATACTCGGAGGTATATTAATTATTATTCCTAAAACAAGGGCGTTTGGTGCTGTGGTTATTTTCCCTGTAATGGTGGGAGTTGCGTTGACACATATTACGGTGGCACCAGGTGGATTGCCGATGGTTGCTGTGATATGGGCGATATTGTTGTGGATTATTTTTGAGAATTGGAAGAAGTATCTGCCAATGATCAGGTAAGTTTAAAAAGGATGTATCATATTTTTGGAGTGCCTCAAAAGTCTAATTTTTGGGGCACTCCGTTTTTTGATTCATGCGCTTTGGCGCCAGATTGGCTCCTATTTTATTATTCTAAAATGATATTACATTCTTCGCTGATCGCTCCATACTTTTCACACCATGTAAGCCAATGATCCAACTCCGGCTCCATTGGCGGCGCATCTTCCTCCCCTCTGAAAAGCACGGCAGTTCCCGCTTTCAATTCTATCTGGTATTTCAAATTATCTATCCACTCCTGCCAGTATTTCACATCGCCCCGCTCATTGTATACATAATCCCATAACTTAGGCTGGTGCACCCGGGCTTCATTTAACAGGGCAACATCACCCGTCTTTATTTCTTCCGCGATCTTTTTCAATGCCGCTTCTTCTTCCTCATCTGCATATGTAAAGTATTTAGGAAATACACCAAACGGATGCATCAGCTCATTCAGTATATCCAGATCTTTCACATGCATGCCCGCTATAATAAACGAACCTACACCAACATCCAGTCTTAACAAGGCACCTTGCTCCTCAGTTAGCATGCCATTCAATCCACACATAAAACTCTTGTCTATCGGATCTTTTACAAACCGCTCGTGCAACTGAATATTCACGCCCCAATAATAATCTAAAATACTATTCAGTTCATCTACCCGCTCAGACAGTGGCACCGACCTTGTAATTTCACCTGCCAGTCCCGCTGCTATCAATCCATCTAACAATGCAGCGCCTACCAGCCAGTAAGGACTGTCAGCTAACCCACGATGCTGGCTATCCTCCTGATACTTAGTAAAGATATATGCATAAGGAAACTGCGCCGCATACAATACCCTGTTGAATACAGACCCCGCCAATCCCTGAAAGATCGTTTCATCAGGTGTATTTCTAAACATCCAGATCAGTTTCCAAAGCTGCTCTTTATCGACGTTTTTGATCAGCTTATTATTCCAATTGACCTTTCGGTTCACATACGTTTCGGCAATGTTGAATATCTTCAGCACTTCTGCCTGCATTTCTACCGGCGCCGATACCCATCTTTCATCTTCATTCTCTATTAATGTACCAATGGTATCCTCATCTGTAATGTACCAGAAAAAATTCTTCTCATCATCCGTATGAATAGCTGTAATTGAACTGGGTACAGTGTCTCCTTCTTCATCTATCTCCCCACCTTTATTCAATGCAATATGCCAGCCATCTTCATTAATCGCTACCCGCGTATGATCCGGCCCAAACAAAGGGACATTCAGCAGGTTGAGAAAATCTCCCTTTGAAATAACATTGCGCTGGATCAAAGGTTTTAACAAAGGAATACCCTCCTTCACCGTGGTATAATATAAGAACCAGTCTTCCTGGTCAAACAATTCATCAATCAACTTCTCTTTAATAATATCCTTATCATCGTCATCATTAAAATCCAATACTTTCACACGGGCGAAATCTGAGAAATGGAAACGGTAATCATCTGCAACCACTATCGGTGCCCATACATATGATTGACTATTAAATTCCCCATGGTTATAAATCCCCATCAGCAATTCTTTTACCGCTACATATCCGGTTACGTAAATAAGCTGACCTCCAACGATGACGTTCTTTGCTTTTAGATTTCCTAATACTATCAGTGAGCAGGCACCATCAGTTTCTTCGTTCATGATATTGCCATTCACAATCAGATCACCGATAACAATAATGCCAAAATAATCCGGCACATCGAGATCAAGTGATTCCAGTACCGTGGTACCATTGTAGAGCAAAAATTTCAGCTCATTGCGTTCCGGCATTTTTTCCACCATCGCCAATGGATAGCCTTCGTACTTAGCCGGTAAATGCTGTACCAATGGTTTAATAACATCAAAGCCTACAATTTGTGGAACCGGATTATTATCGGCAGAAATATGCTTCAATGAAGATTTGAACACAGGCACACCTTCCTTTAATAATTGAAGGAAACCTGCATCACCTGCAAAAAGATAATTGTCATCATCCAGCAATTGAGCAGCGATTTCCGGTAAGAGGATCTTTTTCCAGTCGGTATAATCTGCAGCCGGAATCTGCCATCCACGACAATAAGTGGCCGCATGGATGGTACCTTTTATCTTCCCACTATGATCATCAATGATCAATAACTCTCCATTCAGGTCGCCGGATATTTCCACATTGCCATGGTTGTAATAGGCGACCATGACATCGGCGACCGTTACATCTCCATTCACAATGATTTCTACACAGCCTGCTACGAGGCGGGTACAGGTCAGGGAACCGTTTACCAACAAAAAGCAACTGTAGGTATCCAGTTCAAAATCCATAATAGGGGCATTGACGGTGAGGTTCCCGTTTACAATAATGCCAGCAACATTCTGTTCATAATACAGGTCATATAGGTCTAAAAATTCGTTTAGTACAGTATCCCCTTCGTATATCCTGATTTGTAGGGTATCCAGGTTTTCTTCGAACAGATCATAGTCAGTCGTAAGGGAGTCTAACAAATCGTTTTCCAGGGCTGCTCTTAGTGGCAAGGTTTTGAAGCTCAAAATAATGGTTTTTATAGACTGTGAAGATAATGACTTTAATAAATGATTTACATTTATGCCATGAGATGTTTTTTGCTCCTTTTTATATTACAGGCTACAGCCTGTAGTCATACAGAAAGCTTCCCTACCGGGAAAGTCATTGATACCGTGGTCTGTAAGGCCAATCCATCGCAGACCTATGCCCTGTATATCCCGCCGGATCACAAAGGAGCTGTTATGTATTGCTTTGATGCCCATGGTGCGGGAGTATTGCCTTTGAATAATTATAAAGCACTGGCAGACAAGTATGGGTATATCCTGGTGGGGAGTAATAATTCTAAAAACGGGAACGACTGGAGCACGACGGAAAACATCTGGCAGGCACTGGAAAAGGATACAAGAGCACGGTTAGAGATTGATACCAACCATGTATACACCCTTGGATTTTCAGGTGGAGCAAAAGTTGCAGGATATGTAGCATTGAATCATCCGGGTATTAAATCGGTGATTGTCAATGGTGCAGGATTACCGGATGGTACGCCGCCAGGAGATTTTCCTTTTACCTATACCACAGTAGCGGGCGAAGGAGACCTGAACCTGACAGACCTGCTGGGGTATCATATGGCTTTGAACAAAACCAACACGAAGCATCACCTGATCACTTACAATGGCAAACATGAATGGGCACCGGCTACGTCCATGGATGTAGCATTTGCAGGTATCAAAGCAGATGAAGGCGCTGCGCCACCAGATTTTATGGCGAAGACCCGCACAAGGATGGAAATGGCTGTACAGTCGAATCAGTTCCTGAAAGCGGAAACAGAGTGCAGGTTATTGCTCAGTTATATGCCAAATGATAATTTCTTTAAAAATCAATTAGATATCATCCTGAGTAATCCTGCATATAAAACACAGTCGCAAGAGCAGATGGCGGTATTGATAAAAGAGCAAAATACCAAGGAGTCTTATAATGCGAACCTCGGTACCCAGGATACCGCTTACTGGCCCAAAACCATTAGCAGCCTGAATGCGGGGGCACAACTCCCCTCTTTTGAAGGCGCTATGAACCAACGGCTATTGGCTTATCTGTCTCTGATGTTCTATTCTGTAAGCAACCATTATATGGCGAGTCATACCGATGGGGTGGCGAGACATTTTGTAGACCTTTATGAACTGGCGGATCCTACCAACAGCGAAGCGTATTATTTC is a genomic window of Chitinophaga sp. LS1 containing:
- a CDS encoding metalloregulator ArsR/SmtB family transcription factor, with amino-acid sequence MRRDIFQAIADPTRRAIIGLLAMQAMTPNGIAEHFQTTRQAVSKHLRVLTECEVVKQEYQGREIFYHLEIQRMKEIDKWLEQFRQLWETRFDQLDNVLANLKKNKR
- a CDS encoding SRPBCC domain-containing protein; this encodes MNKAILFNFDVDKANKKIKVERSFNAPLDLVWAAWTEADILDQWWAPKPYKVETKSMDFREGGRWFYAMVSPENEKHWCIFDYETIQPEKMYAGKDAFCDENGVINTSFPSTNWTNNFAETDADSTTVTCELQFKALEDLETLVKMGFKEGFTAGLENLDQYISTQFYLRKQKKPDNRNRVSYYVNFPGNTEEAFNFYRSVFKTEFVNGIQRFSEAPGHEQMDEALKNMIIHVELPLIGGHILMGTDAPKEMGFTVTSGNNMHINVEPATREEATRLFNELSVGGNVTMPLQDMFWGAYFGSFTDQFGINWMINHQNI
- a CDS encoding DoxX family protein gives rise to the protein MKKIIFNILSVLFGLLLLNGGFAKFFHYMPEQKDLPPAMMADNAAFMEISWLMPLVAVAEILGGILIIIPKTRAFGAVVIFPVMVGVALTHITVAPGGLPMVAVIWAILLWIIFENWKKYLPMIR
- a CDS encoding RagB/SusD family nutrient uptake outer membrane protein is translated as MRKKSLYTYIGIALTVAMVSCTDLKEKVIDEVLGSNNSNPENAIAAAYGQLGSATFVDHANVFGLQEYSTDEAMLPTRGSDWGDGGVYRAIHEFTWGADNSLVANGWNNLNSGITKSLTAVTSAYQANGNANQALFLAEARGLLAFYTFHTLDLYGQAPYRNPYVTNAPLEIRRADTAIDGLIREVEAIIPTLANLKEQSTHNGRFTKQAAYGLLADMYMNRAVFKNRYGASFDFTEAAVDGNGTDMDKVILYTTKLIDDPQFYLETNYFRNFDIDNAGRPELIFVVSQDINTLRSSDNDFAYMPMERNQKPSSANRGTNAVCTTPQFYATWDGNHDDPRFSRKYQYADGTWFKNDGTDVSVPATSLVPNSASLPWFHFNRGFLEGQQYGPILLSTGSLKMTSDGRIAVEKLYCEKNTALAMDFTPALNFDNAAQSVFTQAQINRGVRIFKFEFDPEKDNSSSNVDIPLYRLGGMYCMRAEAYFRSNQTALAMADINKLRTTRTREAYYNNAPGVAITSLDANILYNEIAYEMYWEQWRRKEMIRFGKFEAADAGSAKPASETYRRIYPIPQSAMDASDAFTQNQGY